Part of the Mycolicibacterium thermoresistibile genome, CACCGAACCGATGGCCGCGCGACTGCTGGCCGAATCCGGCAACACCGAAGCGTTCGACGAACTCGAGAAGATGCTCACCGAGCACATCCCGGCGGGCTACGAGTCCGGCCGACTGGCCGAGACCACCGGCGATTTCCATCTGCGGGTGGTGCAGCTGTCGGGCAACACCACACTGTCGATCATCGCCGGCATGCTGCATGAGATCACGGTGCGCCACACCGAGGTCGCGCTGCGGGGTGAGCGGTCGTTGTCCAAGACCGACTACGACAAGTTGATCCGGTCCTACCGGCGGCTGTTGAAGCTGGTCCGCGCCGGAGACGGCGCGGCGGCCGAAGCGCACTGGCGCACCCACCTCGACACCGCCCGGCAGCTGATGCTGGAGGGGTTGGAGACCATCCGGGTCCGCGACATCATGGGCTGAGTCCGCCACCTGCGGCTACGGTGGAGATATGGCGCGCATCGTGATCATCGGAGGCCACGGTCAGGTGGCCATGCATTTGTCCAGAATCCTCAGCGAACGCGGTGACCAGGTGACGTCGGTCTTCCGCAACCCGAACCACGCGGAGGAGGTGATGGTCACCGGCGCGCAACCGTTGCGGGCCGACCTCGAACAGCTCGACACCGACACCCTCACCGAGGTGTTGTCCGGACACGACGCGGTGGTGTTCTCCGCCGGCGCGGGTGGCGGCAACCCGACGCGCACCTATGCGGTGGACCGGGACGCCGCCATCCGTGTCATCGACGCGGCAGGGAAGGCCGGGGTATCCAGATTCATCATGGTGTCGTATTTCGGAGCGGGGCCGGATCACGGTGTGCCCGAGGACAGTTCGTTTTTCCCGTACGCCGAATCGAAGGCGGCCGCCGACGCGCACCTGCGGGCCAGCGAGCTCGATTGGACGATCCTGGGACCGGGCCGCCTCACTGAGGAGCCGGCCACCGGCAAGATCACCGTGGGGCCGGAGGCCGCCGACAGCGAGGTGCCACGCGAGGATGTCGCATTGGTCGCGGCGGCGTGTCTGGCCGACGATTCCACGGTGCGGCGCACCATCGAGTTCAACAAGGGCGACACCTCGATCGCCGAGGCGGTGCGCGCCCGCTGACTTTGCCTCCAGATCGCTTCAGCGGGCCGAATCGCGATCTGTGGGCAAAGTCGACGAGGTGACGTGCACCGGGACGGTGTCGTCCCAGGGCTGGCGCACCACCATGTCGGCCACCCGCACGTAACCCCGCTCGAACTCCCCGGTCGCCGCGTCGACCAGCCGGTACTGCTGGGTCTGCCGATGGATCGGCTGGGCGTCCAGCAGCACCACCCGCACCTCCCCCGGCTCGAACCCGCAGCGCTGCTGCATCGCCTCGATCAACTGCTCGTTGTGCATGTGCCCGTCGCCGAAGTTCCACCCGATCGCGGTGGAGCAGATGCGCTCCCCGTCGATGATGGTGTAGTCGTCCTCATCGTGGCCGGCCATCGCGCGGTGCGCCAGGGTGAACAGCGCCTTGCCGTGAGTGTTGAACGCGCGGAACGCGTATCCCATGTACAGGTACATCTCCGCGGTCTCCTTGCTGCCGTAGTACCGCTCCATCTGGGCGGCGGGCATGCTGGCGATCGCGACGATGCCGTTGTTGATCTTCTCCTCGGCCGACGGTTTGACGCACCACAGCGTGGTGTCCCAGTTGCCGGCGTAGTAGCGCATGCCGGGCAGGAAGGACACCTTGTGCGGGAACAGGTTTCCCAGGACGACGGTGCCGGCCAGGACGAGGGACAGCGCGGCCACCGGCCACGGATTCCCCACATCGGCCAGACCGAACTGGGCGTGGGTGACGAACAGCCACAGCACTCCGAAGATCATGAAGACGTTCCACTCCAGCGGCACCCCCATCGGGATCGCCGACAGGATGCCGAAGTGGAACAGCACCATCACCCCGGCCGCGATCGCGGTGGCCCAGCCGCCGTGGCTGAAGAACAACACCAGCGGGACCAGCAACTCGATCGCGGTGGCGAGATGAGCCAGCCACCGGGATGCCCGGCCGGGCCGCAGATCATCCGGGAAGCGTTCGAAGAATCTGCGTTTGATCCACCGTGGCCGGAACACCGGGTTGTTGCTCATCATCGTGGAGATGACGAACGGGAAGTGTCTGTTGAGCTTGGAGACCCCCGCCCCGAGCCAGATGATCAGGAAGACGATCTTGGCGGCAACGATCATGTCCGGACCGGCGAACAGGAAGGTGACGGTCAGCGACGCGTAGACCTCGCCGCGGGCGGCCAGGAAGATCACCTTGTCGCGCAGGCCGGCCGCCGCCAGCAGCCCGAGCACCGCCCAGATCTGCCATGCCGGCAGCAGGCCGATGTCGGTACCCAGGGCCTCGACGGGCCCGGTGCCGCCGGAGGCCAGCGCCACCACCAGCATCACCAACAGTGCGCCGTAGAGCGCGACGTCGACCGGCGTACGGGTGGTGCCGCGGGTGAACGGGATCCGGTTCGGCCACGGTGGCAGCCGGATGGTGTTGGGCCGCAACCAGTACAGGATGGAGCCCATCGGCGGGAAGAACCGGTTGTTCAGCGGCCCGAACCCGCAGCCGAGGCCGACGACCTCGAACAGCATGGTGTAGAGCACCACCTTCTGGAAGACGATGGGCTCCGACCACCAGTCGGCGACGTCGGTGAGACCACCGATGCCCGGGGTGGCGGCGGCGATCAGCCAGGCACCGAGGATGTACAGGCCGATCTTGAGCACGTAGAACAGGTGCAGCGCGACCGGGGTGCCGAACCCGACCTCCGCCCAGTGCCGGGCCATCGGTTTGATCTTCTCGGCGCGGGTGCCGGTGCGCCACTGCTCGTAGTCGACGACCGGAGTGTTCTGTTTGAGGAACCCCATGCTCAGTTCCTAGCGCGAGCAGACGCGGATTCGTCTCATTTCGCCCTGAAACGCGCGGTTCTATGACTGCTCGGCGGGAGCGGGCGGGCGGTAGAAGATGGCCAGCTGGCCGATGCCGCCGATCAGACCGAGCCCGAGTGCGATCACCAGACCCCACCAGCCGTGCAGGTAGTCGTAGAACGCGGCGCCGGAGAACAGCAGATGGTCCAGGCTGTACTTGCCCGCGCCGGTGGCGCCGACGGACACTGCCGCGGCGGCGAGCACCAGGTTGTACTCCCAGCCCTCCTTGACGATGAAGAAGCCGTTCTTGCGGTGCACGGTCCACGCGGCGACCAGCATCAACGCGACGAAACCGGCGGCGGGGACCGGGGTCAGCAGCCCGACCGCCAGGCCGAGGCCCGCGGCGATCTCGGCCGTCGCGGCGATCCGGGCGTGCAGCATGCCCGGTTTCATGCCGATGCTCTCGAACCACCCGGCGGTGCCCGGGATGCGGCCGCCGCCGAAGAACTTGTTGTATCCGTGCGCCGCCATGGTCAGGCCGAGCACGACCCGCAGGATCAGCAGCCCGAAATCGTAAGCCTCCATGCAACAGAATCTAGGTCATCTGTTAACCCCGGTGGAAGCCCCGTCGGCGCGGTCCGTCAGGGCAGGGCCGCGTCCAGCCGGGCGAGGTAGGCGTCGATGTCGCCGATCGACCCGGCGGCGGCGTGCACGCTGACCGCCACGGTGTCGCCGATGCCGTGCACTCCGTGGGTCAGCCCCATCATCGGTGACAGTCCCGGATAGCCCGCGGTCAGGCATACCGGCGCCGCCCCGAACCGCAGATCTGCCGCGCCGCGGTTGACGCTGGAGACCACGGTGTTGCCGGTGACGGTGTCCGACCTGGCGGTGGCGTCGAACTGGGCCACACCCCACCGCAGCAGCGGCGCGGGCACCACCGCGGCGGCGCGGGCGGCGTCACGCATCGCCGGGTGGGCGGCGCGGTGGCGGCGGACCGCGAGTTCGGCGGCGATGCGGTGTCGCCGCTCCTCGACCGGCGCCCGCGGATGCAGGTCGACGCCCACGTTGCCGAAGTGGTTGTGGGCCGTGCGGGGGCCGGTGTGGGCCAGCGGCACCTCGGCGCCGAGATGGTCGGGGTCCTCCCCCAGGTCGCGCAGGTGTCCGGCCAGCGCGTCGGCGACCGCGGCGAGCACCGCCACGGTCACCGTCGGCCCGGGCAGCGCATCGCGCCGACGGATCAGGGTGCGTACCGCGCGGGCGCCGACCGCGCCGCGGTTGGTGGACCGCGCCGGCCGTGAATCGGCCTGCGGGGCCACCAGACCCGCGGAGGTGTCGCGCTGCAGCCGGCGGTGCGAGCGGGCCGCGCGGACGGCGCGCCAGGGCAGCCGCACGGTGCGCAGGGGTGGCGGCGCCGGCGGGGTCGGGATGGTCGTGTGTCGTCCGAACAGCAGCGCGGCCAGCGCCGACGAGCGGACGCCGTCGCCGAGGGCGTGGGCGATCTGCAGCACGGCGACGGTACCGGTGACGGGTCCGGCGACGGTCGGGATGTCGGCCACCGGGGCGAAGACGTGCAGTCGCCACGCGCACCGGCGGGCGTCGAGTTGCTCGTCGGCCAGGGCGGCCACGGCCGTCAGACAGTCGGCCCAACCGTCGGCGGCGAGGTGGTGCACGACGAACTGGTCATCGCCGACACCGCGCGGCACCCACACCGGATAGCCGATCCCGCCTCGGTCCTGGATGCGCAACCCCAGCTCCGGGCACCGGTCGGCGCGGTCGCGGATCTCGGCGACGGCGCGGGTCAGATCCGCGGGGACCCCGTGGAACCCGTACAGCAGGAACTGGTCGTTGGGGATCTTGGCCGACATCCAGAAGGTCTGCGCGTCGACGGCGGCGAGCCTCCTGCGGATCCCCATCGGGTTCAGCCTGCGAAGCGCAGAATGTGGTCGGCCACCGCGTCGGGGCGGTCGAGTTGCAGAAAGTGTCCGGCTCGGTCGAGGATCGCCACCGCGCTGCCGACCGGCAGCACCGGTTCGACCCAGCGGGCGTAATCCGGTGTGGCGCACCCGTCGTCGGCGCCGTGCAGATACAGGGTGGGGATGCGCGGGGCGGACAGCCAGTGCTGATGCAATTCGGCGTAGCGGTGCGGCGGGCGGGTGTTGCGGATGGTCGCCCGGTAGTACCCCAGCGCGGCCCGCCACCGCTCGGGCGCGCCGATGGCGTCCCGCACCAGTTCGATGTCCTCGTCGGCGGGGTAGTCCGGTGACCAATGCCGCCACAGCGCGGGCACCACCCACTTGCTGGATCTGTCCGGCAGCCAGGGCAATTGGAAGTACATGATGTACCAGCTGCGCAGCAGCTGACGGGGCAGTCGGGCGGCGAGCCGGGCGGGGTCGGCGACGCGGCCCAGCGGCCGGAACGAGGCCGCCGGAGGCACCGACATGATCACCGCTCGGGTGAACGGGCTGTCGGGCATCGCGGCCAGTCCGGCGCCGGCGATCGCTCCCCAGTCGTGCCCGATGAGCAGGTCACGTCCGGTGCGACCGGCCGCGTCGAGCACCCGCAGCGCGTCGTCCATCAACGCGCCGACGTGGTAGCTGCCGTCATGGGCCGGTGACGACGGGGCGTAGCCGCGGTTGAACGGGGCCACCACCCGCCAACCGGCGTCGGCCAACAACGGAGCCAGCTTGCGCCAGCCGTGTGCGGTGTCGGGAAATCCGTGCAGACACAACGCGATCGGCGCGTTGTCGGACTCAGCGGGCTCCCACACCAGCGCGCGCAGGTCCGCTCCCGGGGTGCGGACGTCGATCCACCGTGGTTCCGTCATCGTCACACCGGCTCGAACTCCGACACCAGCCACTCGCCGTCGATCTTCTCCAGGGTCACCCGGACACTGGATTTGGTGTTCTGCGGCATCTCCTCGCCCACCCCGATGATGACGGTCTGGTCGACGAACAGCAGCACCACGGCCTTCTGCGGATCCGCCGAGACGCTCGCCGCGCTCGGCACCGACGCGGTCGCCGAGATCTGACGTTCCTTGGCGCCGGGGATCACCACCGCATCGGTCAGTTGGGTGTAGCTGGTCTTGAAGTCGCCGGTGAGCCGTTCACGGGCGGCCACGAGTTGTTCCTCGACCGTTTCGGGCTCGTAGGACAGCATCGCGATGGTGGTGTCCTTGGCGGCCTCGACCGATTCGACGGCCGCGGTCTCGACGGCCTGAAGGGTGTACTGCCGCCAGACCAGCAGCGCCGCGGCGACCACCAGCAGCACGATCAGCACCGGAAGGACACCGAAGACCGCGATCTTCGCCCACGGGATGCGGCGCCGTGCCGGGGTGTCGGCCGCCTCGGCCGCCGCTTCGGGCTCGGCGGGCTCGGCGGGCTCGGCGGGCTCGGTGTGCTCGGTCCCCGCAGTCTCAGCCGTCTCCGGCGGTGCCGTCTCCGCGGCTTCGGTCGGTTCGGCCTCGCCCGCGGCCGCTGACGGGTCGGCGGTCGCCGGCGTGTCCGGGTCGGTCGTGACCTTTCGATCGTCGTCACTCATTGCACAAACTCCACCGCGGAAACCTTCGCCTCGGAACCGACCTTGTCCACTATCAACCGCATCCGCCAGGCCTGCGGCTGCTGTTCGGGCACACCCACATTGGACGACTCGATGATCACCGAGGCCAGCACGGTGCCCTGCTTCTCGGAGAACGACTCCAAGCCGACCTCGGTGACGTCGCCCTTCGACACCGACTGCGCCTGTTTGACGAGTTCGGTGTAGGACGGCGCACGCCGCTGCATGTCGTCGTAGAAGCTGCCGGTGGCGGCGTCGAGGATGCGCTGCACGTCGGCGTCGGCCTGCTCCCAGTTGACGTTGGTCAACGCGAACGCCCCCTGTCGGCCGGCTTCGAGGAACTGTGCGCGCAGGTCGGCGTCGCGCTGCATCTGGTACGTCCGGTACCCCAGCCAGCCGACCGCACCGCCCAGCGCCAGCACGAGAACGAGCCCGATGATGCCGGCCAGCCGGATCGGGGTGATCCAGCCGCGCACCGACTTCCCGGCGCCGTGCTCCGGATTCGTCGCGGGTTCGGTGTCGCGCTCCTCCCCGGGGCCGGCCTTCTCGGATTCGGTTCCGAGTCCGGGGCTGTCGGTGTCGGCAGCCGCGGCCGTCTCGCCGTCAGCGTCCGCACCGGTCGCGGCCAGTTCGGCGGACGTCGACTCGGTCGCGTCCGGATCGCGGACGTCATCCTGGTCGGGCGTGGGCTCTGCCATGGGCCTCCTCTGCAGCGATGCCAGGGCTACGGTTGTGTATACCTGGCGCGCCGACCGGAAGGCCCGTGAGGGGCGTCAGACGGGGTTGGTGACGGCCTCCTCGAGCTCGGCGATGACGATCTTGCGCATCCCGAGCATCGCCCGGGTGGCGGCCGCCGCCCGCGCCGGGTCCGGGTCGTTGACCAGTTCGAACAACCGCTGCGGCACGATCTGCCAGCTCAGACCGAACCGGTCCTTGAGCCAACCGCACTGGGACTCCTGTCCGCCGTCGACCAGGCGGTCCCAGTAGTAGTCCACCTCGTCCTGGTCGGCGCAGGTGACCATGAACGACACCGCCTCGGTGAACGAGAACGCCGGCCCGCCGTTGATGCCGACGAACCTGGTGCCGTCCAGGACGAACGTGCCGGAGGCCACCTCGCCGGGGGTGCCCGGGCCGGCGTCGGTGTACCGCTCGAATCCCTCGATCGACGAGTTCGGGAAGATCGAGGTGTAGAACCGGGCCGCCTCCTCGAGGTTGTCGTCGAACCAGAGGGCGGGTGCGATCGCGGGCATGGGGTCCTCCTGGCGAGTCGGGACGTCACCAGGTTTGACCGCTGCGCCCCGCGGAAGTCATCGCCGGTAGGGAGTGTGGTCGGCGCCGATCGCCCGCAACGCGAAGTCCATGACGCACTCCACCCCGACCCGGTACTCGTCGTCGGTCAGGTCCGTCTGTTCGAGCAATGCCCTCGCGACCACCGCCCCGATCGCCACCGCATCGCACTCCGGGTCGGTCAGCGGCATCGAACCGTCGGCGCGGCCGCGGGTCAGGATCGTCCGCAGCGAGCGCTCCCGCTCGATGTGGGCGCGTTCCCGCACCTCGCGGAAACCCTTGGCGGAACGCACTTCGTCGGAGTCGATCACCTGCATGTGCTCCCGCAGGGCGGGGTCGTAGACCAACGCGAACAACTGTTCCACCCAGGCCTGGAGCTGCTCGATCGGGGTGCCCGGATGTTCGGCGACGATGCGGTCGAGCCGTCGCGTCAGCGCGGCGCTCTCCTCTTCGACCATCGCCAGGAACAACGCGTCCTTGGACTCGAAGTGACGGTAGAACGCGCGGCTGGAGCACTCCGCCCGGGCAAGGATCGCGGCCACCGACACCGGGTTGACGTGCCGCTCGGAAAGACACTGGTAGGCGGCGTCGATGATCCTCTTGCGATCCTCGCTCGCCGGAGAGTCGGTTGCCACGGTGGCAAATTGTAGGTGGTGTGCGGGGCCGAACCCCCCGGACGCCGCAAACTGCCCCTCGGTAACGTGTGACCTGGGCAGATCCGGAAGGACGTCGTTGAACAGTACGCACAGCAAACCGCAGACCGTGCGGTTCCGGGGTGCGCAGGGCCTCACCCTGGTGGCCGATCAGTGGAACCGCGGTTCCGGCCCGAAGGATCGGCCGACGATCCTCCTGCTGCACGGCGGCGGCCAGAACCGGTTCTCCTGGAAGAACACCGGGCAGATCCTCGCCGACAAGGGCTGGCACGTCGTCGCCCTGGACAGCCGCGGTCACGGTGACAGCGACCGGTCCCCGACCGCCGACTATCAGCTGGACGATCTGTGCGCCGACACGCTGTCGGTCGTCGACCAGATCGGGCGTCCGGTCTCGTTGATCGGCGCCAGCATGGGTGGGCTGACCGGCATTCTCGTCGCCGATCGGGCCGGCGCCGACAAGGTCACCGAACTGGTGCTCGTCGACGTGGTGCCGCGGGTCGAACAGGCCGGCACCGACCGGATCCGCGACTTCATGATGACCAACGTGGCGGGGTTCGAGACGCTGGAGGAGGCCGCCGACGCGGTGGCGGCGTACCTTCCGCACCGCCGCCGCCCCCGAAGCCCCGAGGGGTTGAAGAAGAACCTGCGCCACCGCGACGGGCGCTGGCACTGGCATTGGGATCCGGCGTTCGTCACGCGCGTCGGCGAACAGTTCGTCGACGTCGACGTCCTCGAACGGGCGGCGCTGCGCCTGACCGTCCCGATCCTGCTGGTCCGTGGCAAATTGTCCGACGTGGTCAGCGCCGAGGGGGTCGAGGAGTTCCTGGCGAAGGTGCCGTCCGCGGAGTTCGTCGAACTGTCCGCGGCCGGCCACACCGCCGCCGGCGACGACAACGACGCGTTCACCGATGCCGTGGTGGCGTTCCTCAGCCGCTGAGTCCGGCGTGGAACCGCCGGCCGTGCTCCGCGACGTGCACACGCTGCGGTCGCGGGGCGCCGTCGGCGCGGCACGGTCGGCGCTGGATCGTCGGGTCCGGTCGCTGTACGCCCGCTGCCCCGCGCCGGTGCGGCACGCCTGGCGGTTGACCGACCGGACCGTGCGCGCGGCGAGCGCCGACCGGGTGCCCGGCCTGGCCGCCGAAGCCGCTCTGTTCACGTTGATCTCGCTGCCCGCGCTGCTGCTGGCCGTGTTCGGGTCGCTGGGCTACATCGCCGAGGCCTTGGGCCCGGACGGCACCGAAGGGCTGCGCCGCCTGGTGCTCGACGTCCCGCAGTCCTTCCTCACCGAGGAGACGTTCGGCTTCTACGCCGTGATGGTCGAGGATGTGCTGACCCGCCGCCGCGGCAGTGTGGTCTCCATAGGCCTGCTGTTGAGCCTGTGGACCGGATCGCGCGCGGTGAACCGGTATCTGGAGACCATCACGATCGCCTACGGGGTGGCGCCCCGGCCGGTCTGGCGTCGGCGCCTCATCGCGTTGGGGTTGACGGCCGGCGGGCTGGTCGGCGCCGCGGCGGTGCTGCCGCCGCTGGTGGTCGGGCCGCAACTGGTGCAGGAGTTGGCTCCGCCGGCGATGCGCGCCGCCACCGTGCAGATGCTGGACGCGATGTTCTGGCCCGCGCTGATCCTGGCCATCCTGGTGGGGCTGGTCAGCTTCTACCACTTCGGCGTTCCGTGGCAGACCCCGTGGCGACGGGATCTGCCCGGTGCGGTGCTGGCGATGGTGTTATGGCTGCTGGCGTCGGCGGGGCTGCGGGCGTACCTGGCGGTCAGTGTGCGCGACGAGGCGGTGTATGCCCAGCTGGCGGTGCCGATCGCGGTGGTGCTGTGGCTGTACGTCACCGCGTTCGCGGTGCTGGTGGGTGCGGAGTTCAACGCCGAGATCGAACGGATGTGGCCGCACGACCGCTACCCCTGGCGGTTGCGGCGGCGCCGGGATCGCCGATCCCGCGACGGGTCGGCCAGGATGGGGCGGTGACCCAGATCGCGATCGTGGTTGTCGCGCTGGCCGGTCTCGCGCTGGCCGAGGCCGTCGCGCTGGCCGTGTTGTGGGGAAGGCTGCGACGGGAACGCCGGGCCGCCGACGAGTTGCGCCGCCGGCTCGACACCCGGACCACGCTGATGGCCGGCGGGCGGGAGGCGGTGAGAACGGTGTGGCAGACCGCCAACATCCTGCGCACCGACGGGCTGGGCGCGGCGGCGCGGTCGTCGATCGAGGATCTCGCCGACTGGGCGGAGGTGGAGCGCCCGGATCTGGCCCGGCTCGCCGCCAACGGCAAGGTGGTCATCCTGTTCTCCGACATCGAGGGGTCGACCGCGCTGAACAACCGCATCGGGGATCGGGCGTGGGTGCGGCTGATCGATCGGCACAGCCGGCTGGTGCGCCGGTTCGTCAAGAAGCACGACGGTTACGTGATCAAGAGTCAGGGCGACGGGTTCATGGTCGCGTTCGCCCGGCCGGAGCAGGCGGTGCGGTGCAGCGTGGAGTTGCAGCGGGCCTTGCGCAAACGACCGGACCGCATCCGGGTCCGGATCGGCATCCACCTGGGCCGGTCGGTGCGCCGCGGAGACGATCTGTTCGGCCGTAATGTGGCGTTGGCCGCCCGGGTGGCCGGCGCGGCGGAGGGCGGAGAGGTTCTGGTCAGCCAGGCGGTGCGCGATGCGCTCAACAGCGCCGGGGACGCCGGGTCCGACGAGGTCGCCGGCTTCGATGTCGACGACGGTCGCGAGGTGTCGTTGAAGGGTTTCCCGGGCAGACACCGGTTGTTCGCCGTACGCGGCCAGGCTGGTTTCCGGCCGCGACCCCGCCCGGAGTGATCGACGTCACACATGATGTGGATCATTCACCCGACGTCCCGCCAAGCGGTGTGTACATCGACGAATCAGGCGCTCAACGGGGCATTCGCGGTCCGTTTCGCCGAAGCGACGGGTGTGCCGGCAACCAGCGGAGAACACCGCGTGGCGCGTTGAGGGTTCGTTTCGTCGCGATGAGCATCTACCGTTAGCGCCCGAGGTACCGACTCGGCGGTGACGTCGCCGTCGTGCTGTAGCTCTCACCGAGGCACCGATTGGCAGTGAGCAATCACGGGTAATCCCTGACAGCTTTCGCCGGGAGTTCCGGTAGACGGCGAGTAGGAGTTGAACGTTGAACGCATTCACGAGCGAGCGACCCAGCGACACCGGCAGCACCGGTGTGACGGTGCAGACCCGGGTGCGGGTGTATCCCGGCACCGACGCCGAGGCGCGCGGAGTCGTCGTGCAGGACTTCGGTGACACGGTCGGATACGGCCTCGACACCGACGACCGGCCGAGCGGTGAGAAGGCCTGCCGGTGGGCGGTCATGCTCGACGCGGGTGACCTGGTCCTCGTCGACAATGAGGATTTGATCGCCGACTGACCGTTCGTTGTGCCAGCATGGACGTCGGGTCGGGTTGGCTAAGCGATGGGGTGGGTGGACATGCGTGTCACCGAACTTCCGAACCGCTCTCGATCCATGTTCCGGCTGATCGGCGTCATCAGTGCGTTCGTGCTGGCGGGCTCGATGGCCTGCGGCATCGGCTTCGTCAGCGCCGTCATGGGCGTCGGCAGCCCGACGGCGGCCGCGCAGCCGTGTCCCGACGTGGAGGTGATCTTCGCGCGCGGCACCGACGAACCGCCCGGTGTGGGCGGCGTCGGCCAGGCGTTCATCGACGAGTTGCGGCCCCGGATCGGCGACCGCTCGCTGTCGGTGTACGCGGTGAACTACCCCGCCAGCAGTAACTTCGGCGCGGGCATCGAGTTCGCCCGCACCGTGGTCGACGGGATCCGCGACGCCGCCGATCGGGTGCAGACGACGGCGGCCAACTGTCCGGACACCCGGATCGTGCTGGGCGGCTATTCGCAGGGCGCGGCGCTGGCGGGCTACGTCACGGCCGCGGCGGTTCCCGAGGAAGTGCCGGTCGAGTTCCGCTCCTATGTTCCCGAGCCGATGCCCCGCGAGGTCGCCGACCATGTCGCGGCGGTGGTGCTGTTCGCCCAGCCGTCGTCGGCGTTGTTGCAGCGCTATGGCGCCCCGCCGATCGCGATCGGATCGGTGTACCAGGACAAGACGCTCGAGCTCTGCACGGAGGGCGACACCATCTGCAACGGCGTCGCCGACGTCATGCCCACCTTCGCCCACGTGACGTACACGTGGAACGGGATGCCGGCCGAGGGCGCCGCGTTCGCGGCTGACCGCCTCTAGGTGTACTGACTCTGCGTTGGTGCCGCTGCGGCGAGCGAGTGCGCGTCGGCGGATCAGCGTGCGGTGAGCGCCCGTTCGAACGTGAGCACCGGAACCAACTCCCCCGACGGCGCGACTTGTTCTTCCGGTCCGCGGGTGTGGACGAATCCGGCGCCGTGCAGCACCCCCTGTGACCCCTCGTTGGCGGGATGGGTGCGGGCGTCGAGACGGGTGAGACCCGACCGGGCGGCGAGGTCGACGACGGCCCGCAGGGCGTTGCGTGCCGCGCCCCGGCCGCGGGCCTGCGGGGTGAGCCAGAAACCCACCTCGGCGCGGCCGTCGTGGATGTCGAACAACACGATGCTGCCGAGGAATTGGTTGGACGACGCGTCGGCGATGGCGAGCACGGCCAGCGATCCGTCGGCCAGCCCGTCGGCGATGACACCGTCGATCTGGTCCCGCACGGTCTGCGGGGTGTATTCACGCAACGGCAGATGCCCGTACTGGCGCACGGCGGTGTCCGTCGTCCCGGCGGCGAAAGCCTCGGCGTCGGCGTGGTCGAGCCGGCGGACAACGACATCGCCGGCCCGGCACGGCAGGTGTTCAGCGATCACCCTGCCCAGTCTGCCTGTCGAGGCGGTCCGGCCGAACCTACTCGCGGTCGTCACCGCACCCACAGCCGGATTCGGTTGCGGTGCGACTGGTTCCGACCGGGACTGCGCAGCAGGTGTCGCCGCGCCAGGCCTCGATACCCTCCCGCACCGCCATCGCGGCGATGGCCAGCCCGGCGACCGGGTCGGCCCACGACCAGCCGAAGAGGCTGTTGAGCAGCAGACCGATCAACAGCACCGCGGACAGATAGGTGCACAGCAGGGTCTGCTTGGAGTCGGCGACGGCCGATAGCGATCCGAGTTCTCGCCCGGCCCGCCGCTGGGCGTAGGACAGCACCGGCATGATCAGCAGGCTCAGCGCCGCCACCACGATGCCGACCGTCGAGGGGCGGCTCTCCCCCATGCCCAGCAGCGCCCGGACCGCATCGACCGTCACGAACGTGGCCAGCCCGAAGAACGAGAACGCGATGACGCGCAGGGCGATCCGTTCCCGGGCCTCGGGGTCGCGCCCGGCGAACTGCCAGGCGACCGCCGCGGCCGACGACACCTCGATCGCCGAGTCGAGGCCGAACCCGATCAGCGCCGTCGAGGACACTCGCGCACCCTCGCCGATCGCGACGACGGCCTCGATGATGTT contains:
- a CDS encoding alpha/beta fold hydrolase is translated as MNSTHSKPQTVRFRGAQGLTLVADQWNRGSGPKDRPTILLLHGGGQNRFSWKNTGQILADKGWHVVALDSRGHGDSDRSPTADYQLDDLCADTLSVVDQIGRPVSLIGASMGGLTGILVADRAGADKVTELVLVDVVPRVEQAGTDRIRDFMMTNVAGFETLEEAADAVAAYLPHRRRPRSPEGLKKNLRHRDGRWHWHWDPAFVTRVGEQFVDVDVLERAALRLTVPILLVRGKLSDVVSAEGVEEFLAKVPSAEFVELSAAGHTAAGDDNDAFTDAVVAFLSR
- a CDS encoding YihY/virulence factor BrkB family protein, producing MEPPAVLRDVHTLRSRGAVGAARSALDRRVRSLYARCPAPVRHAWRLTDRTVRAASADRVPGLAAEAALFTLISLPALLLAVFGSLGYIAEALGPDGTEGLRRLVLDVPQSFLTEETFGFYAVMVEDVLTRRRGSVVSIGLLLSLWTGSRAVNRYLETITIAYGVAPRPVWRRRLIALGLTAGGLVGAAAVLPPLVVGPQLVQELAPPAMRAATVQMLDAMFWPALILAILVGLVSFYHFGVPWQTPWRRDLPGAVLAMVLWLLASAGLRAYLAVSVRDEAVYAQLAVPIAVVLWLYVTAFAVLVGAEFNAEIERMWPHDRYPWRLRRRRDRRSRDGSARMGR
- a CDS encoding adenylate/guanylate cyclase domain-containing protein produces the protein MTQIAIVVVALAGLALAEAVALAVLWGRLRRERRAADELRRRLDTRTTLMAGGREAVRTVWQTANILRTDGLGAAARSSIEDLADWAEVERPDLARLAANGKVVILFSDIEGSTALNNRIGDRAWVRLIDRHSRLVRRFVKKHDGYVIKSQGDGFMVAFARPEQAVRCSVELQRALRKRPDRIRVRIGIHLGRSVRRGDDLFGRNVALAARVAGAAEGGEVLVSQAVRDALNSAGDAGSDEVAGFDVDDGREVSLKGFPGRHRLFAVRGQAGFRPRPRPE
- a CDS encoding cutinase family protein; its protein translation is MRVTELPNRSRSMFRLIGVISAFVLAGSMACGIGFVSAVMGVGSPTAAAQPCPDVEVIFARGTDEPPGVGGVGQAFIDELRPRIGDRSLSVYAVNYPASSNFGAGIEFARTVVDGIRDAADRVQTTAANCPDTRIVLGGYSQGAALAGYVTAAAVPEEVPVEFRSYVPEPMPREVADHVAAVVLFAQPSSALLQRYGAPPIAIGSVYQDKTLELCTEGDTICNGVADVMPTFAHVTYTWNGMPAEGAAFAADRL
- a CDS encoding GNAT family N-acetyltransferase gives rise to the protein MIAEHLPCRAGDVVVRRLDHADAEAFAAGTTDTAVRQYGHLPLREYTPQTVRDQIDGVIADGLADGSLAVLAIADASSNQFLGSIVLFDIHDGRAEVGFWLTPQARGRGAARNALRAVVDLAARSGLTRLDARTHPANEGSQGVLHGAGFVHTRGPEEQVAPSGELVPVLTFERALTAR
- a CDS encoding cation transporter; protein product: MTPSGAIGWRPLSESRRQQLARRIRVLVAATISYNIIEAVVAIGEGARVSSTALIGFGLDSAIEVSSAAAVAWQFAGRDPEARERIALRVIAFSFFGLATFVTVDAVRALLGMGESRPSTVGIVVAALSLLIMPVLSYAQRRAGRELGSLSAVADSKQTLLCTYLSAVLLIGLLLNSLFGWSWADPVAGLAIAAMAVREGIEAWRGDTCCAVPVGTSRTATESGCGCGDDRE